In Leptospira ellinghausenii, the following proteins share a genomic window:
- a CDS encoding quinone-dependent dihydroorotate dehydrogenase, translating into MFYHHLIKPILFHLDPESAHHLVATFLSLSKKIPFFHKTLNLLFQYNSKRLEQTIQGIHFPNPVGLAAGFDKTTELFPTMIHMGFGFIEVGTITAKAQPGNEQPRLFRFPNVKALVNRMGFNNPGADNAEIQLKKQSKMGVRGINAGKSKVTALEDAVSDYVYTFKKLLPYGDYAVINISSPNTPGLRSLQSKQSLIDLIVGIQKEFSNSFPIPLYLKFAPDLSEEELIENLNVCLEYKISGVILTNTTLDKQSLGETNPPEGGLSGGPLFQKSLRFVSLAYQTLKGKIPIIGVGGIDSGEKALQMIEAGANLIQIYTGYIYEGPFLPYQICSYLDKVMKDRGYNSIDQLVGSGKSK; encoded by the coding sequence TTGTTTTACCACCACCTGATCAAACCAATTCTCTTTCATTTAGACCCTGAATCAGCGCACCATCTAGTCGCTACTTTTCTTTCTTTATCCAAAAAAATCCCATTTTTCCATAAAACTTTGAACCTTCTTTTCCAATACAATTCCAAACGTTTGGAACAAACCATCCAGGGCATCCATTTTCCAAATCCAGTTGGTCTTGCGGCAGGATTTGATAAAACAACGGAACTTTTCCCTACCATGATCCACATGGGTTTTGGATTCATAGAAGTGGGAACCATCACTGCAAAAGCACAACCAGGGAATGAACAACCAAGATTATTTCGTTTTCCAAATGTAAAAGCTCTGGTAAACAGAATGGGTTTTAACAACCCAGGGGCCGACAATGCCGAGATCCAATTGAAAAAACAATCCAAAATGGGAGTACGAGGGATCAATGCTGGAAAATCGAAAGTTACGGCCTTAGAAGATGCTGTCAGTGATTATGTTTACACTTTTAAAAAATTGCTACCTTACGGGGATTATGCGGTAATCAACATCAGTTCACCAAACACACCTGGATTACGTAGCCTACAATCCAAACAAAGTTTAATTGATCTTATCGTTGGAATCCAAAAAGAATTTTCAAACTCATTCCCTATTCCATTGTATTTAAAATTTGCTCCAGATCTTTCCGAAGAAGAACTCATTGAAAATCTCAATGTCTGTTTAGAATACAAAATAAGTGGCGTAATCCTTACCAATACCACACTCGACAAACAAAGTCTAGGTGAAACAAATCCTCCCGAAGGTGGTTTATCAGGTGGCCCTTTATTCCAAAAATCACTTCGGTTTGTATCTCTTGCGTATCAAACTCTAAAAGGGAAAATTCCCATCATCGGTGTGGGAGGGATTGATTCAGGAGAAAAAGCCCTGCAGATGATAGAAGCAGGTGCGAATCTCATCCAAATTTATACTGGTTATATTTATGAAGGTCCTTTTTTACCGTATCAAATTTGTTCCTATTTGGATAAGGTAATGAAAGACCGTGGATACAATTCCATTGACCAACTTGTTGGTTCAGGAAAATCAAAATGA
- the rlmD gene encoding 23S rRNA (uracil(1939)-C(5))-methyltransferase RlmD, protein MNTTKTNNTICTHFGTCGGCNYLDIDYTKELRKKEQNIKELFKTYRHVEFKTIVPSPSPEYYRHKIQLPFGRRIVGNKTLLTLGLFNREATFVLDQTECQIQDPGLTEVALAVKQWARREGLLPYNEKSKRGMMKYLVARKSFSTGEIILGIVTAKEDLPHAKDASKRLHTAIQNRIGKSGKFGKLVGIIHNINTKHTTMALGREEHLLWGRPYIHEHFGKHKFRVGLSTFLQVNPIQTPSLYNLVLDEIEKDSRVIDAYSGIGTISFWIAGQCKEVLGIEENPNSHRTSLESVKFNKVHNVRFRKGRVAEVLPSLFGKNYDTIVIDPPRTGLGPDVAETILGMGFKKIVYVSCDPMSLREDTNLLAKQYFLNSLQPVDMFPRTDHVETVAVFRNKNLI, encoded by the coding sequence ATGAACACAACAAAAACAAACAATACCATCTGTACCCATTTCGGAACCTGTGGTGGATGTAATTATCTCGACATCGACTACACAAAAGAACTTCGAAAAAAAGAACAAAACATCAAAGAACTTTTTAAAACATACCGTCATGTGGAATTCAAAACCATTGTTCCCAGTCCTTCACCAGAATACTATCGCCACAAAATCCAATTGCCCTTTGGCCGTCGTATTGTCGGAAACAAAACTTTACTCACACTCGGACTTTTCAACCGTGAAGCGACATTTGTCCTAGACCAAACAGAATGCCAAATCCAAGACCCAGGATTAACAGAAGTTGCACTTGCCGTCAAACAATGGGCTAGGCGAGAGGGATTACTTCCTTATAATGAAAAATCCAAACGAGGCATGATGAAATACCTTGTCGCAAGGAAATCTTTTTCCACAGGTGAGATTATTCTAGGCATTGTTACTGCCAAAGAAGACTTACCACACGCTAAGGATGCATCAAAAAGACTTCACACTGCCATCCAAAACCGAATTGGAAAATCGGGCAAATTTGGTAAATTAGTGGGAATCATCCATAACATCAATACCAAACACACCACGATGGCACTTGGTCGCGAAGAACATCTATTATGGGGTAGACCTTACATACACGAACATTTTGGAAAACATAAATTTCGTGTAGGTCTTTCTACCTTTTTGCAAGTAAATCCCATCCAAACACCGAGTTTATACAATTTGGTTCTGGATGAGATAGAAAAAGATTCACGTGTGATCGATGCTTATTCTGGGATTGGAACCATTTCTTTTTGGATTGCTGGCCAATGTAAAGAAGTCCTTGGCATCGAAGAGAATCCAAATTCTCATAGAACCTCCTTGGAATCCGTTAAGTTCAACAAAGTACATAATGTTCGGTTTCGTAAAGGAAGAGTGGCAGAAGTATTACCATCCCTATTTGGAAAAAACTATGACACCATTGTGATCGATCCACCGAGAACAGGCCTTGGTCCAGATGTGGCAGAGACCATCCTCGGTATGGGATTTAAAAAAATTGTCTATGTATCTTGTGATCCAATGAGCCTCCGAGAAGATACAAACCTATTAGCGAAACAATATTTTTTGAATTCCTTACAACCTGTGGATATGTTCCCAAGAACGGATCATGTGGAAACAGTTGCAGTGTTCAGAAATAAAAACCTCATATAA
- a CDS encoding nitrilase-related carbon-nitrogen hydrolase, with product MRFFVSLTLFLSFGLANIQCKKQQVEPSVLSFALPKPKIFMQIEGKGKRGTVIGLEPYLNKYSYATEESFYSSLKEYFQKAKENETIYVDRSIFVLPEYLGTWLVVTAEDKSIFGKVTIADAMEELVKQNLSSFFWHYLFSNSFSKDHLKETLFRMKAWQMADRYQRIFSRLALEYRVAIVAGSIVLPHPKVVEGKITPTDGPLENVSFYFHPDGRVDEQIVRKLFPIEEEKQFLAEGILNQNPTYRTPIGKLYTMICADSWFPEVYKELENSEAEILVVPSFVAPRDAWRTKWNGYNGYANPKDVTTKDIGSITEKTAWKKYAMLGRLKVPNVKLGINVFFRGEIWDMTAGGDAFFQKMGKPVNNLVKEEKNQGRLYVFYL from the coding sequence ATGCGTTTTTTTGTCTCTTTGACTCTTTTTCTGTCCTTTGGATTGGCAAACATCCAATGCAAAAAACAGCAAGTGGAACCGAGTGTTCTTTCCTTTGCCCTTCCCAAACCAAAAATTTTCATGCAAATCGAAGGCAAAGGCAAACGCGGAACTGTCATTGGTTTGGAACCTTATCTAAATAAATACAGTTACGCTACGGAAGAGAGTTTTTATTCGAGTTTGAAGGAATACTTTCAAAAAGCAAAAGAAAATGAGACCATCTATGTAGACAGGTCTATCTTCGTTTTACCAGAATACCTCGGTACTTGGCTCGTTGTCACAGCAGAAGACAAATCCATTTTTGGTAAGGTAACCATTGCTGATGCGATGGAAGAATTAGTGAAACAAAATCTTAGTTCCTTCTTCTGGCATTATCTCTTTAGCAATTCCTTTTCGAAAGACCACTTAAAGGAAACTCTCTTTCGGATGAAAGCATGGCAAATGGCCGATCGTTACCAAAGGATTTTTTCCCGTTTGGCATTGGAATACCGTGTGGCGATTGTTGCAGGTTCCATTGTATTACCTCATCCTAAAGTGGTAGAAGGAAAAATCACTCCAACCGATGGTCCTTTGGAGAATGTGAGTTTTTATTTTCACCCTGACGGAAGAGTGGATGAACAAATTGTGCGTAAACTTTTTCCCATTGAAGAAGAAAAACAATTTTTAGCCGAAGGAATATTGAATCAAAATCCAACATACCGAACTCCTATTGGAAAATTATATACGATGATTTGTGCTGATTCTTGGTTTCCCGAAGTGTACAAAGAATTAGAAAACTCTGAAGCAGAAATATTAGTAGTTCCTTCGTTTGTTGCTCCAAGGGATGCCTGGCGGACAAAATGGAATGGATACAATGGTTATGCGAATCCAAAAGATGTAACAACAAAAGATATAGGTTCGATCACAGAAAAAACTGCATGGAAAAAATATGCAATGTTAGGTCGGCTAAAGGTTCCCAATGTAAAACTTGGGATCAATGTATTTTTCAGAGGTGAAATTTGGGATATGACCGCTGGTGGTGATGCATTTTTCCAAAAGATGGGAAAACCAGTGAACAATTTGGTCAAAGAAGAAAAAAACCAAGGTAGGCTGTATGTATTCTATCTCTAG
- a CDS encoding FAD-dependent oxidoreductase, with protein sequence MKKTGMYRDYKSYQPGEVIQVDVVVIGSGCGGATMAYELSKRGIKVALLEQGGNYHTGTFDNHELNMAGKVSAERNFHTTSDGGINLVYGNNLGGASVHYWADSYRTPEDRLLLWNRKYGIDYHLPEDLNPYWLELETDLHVKPATEEYFNPMNRLFKNASQRLGWEGHHVPQARKNCQKSGHCMQGCMFGAKQSQLITHIPSAVRLGTDVYTDLRAERLEIVGNQVKGLVAVVIDRRTLRPTQTKLRFQSKAVCVSAGGFGSSKFLLKNGLKKRLPTLGKFLAINPSPMVHALYEDPIVQWRNIPAAYGVEGFRLAKFQNGSYKEGGYMLMPNQLQPGTLAALLPSFGKDHFRYMKQLEYLGGTIGWIDDVDGELGSIEVDLFGKTKVHYPFGKTTKQIFSDLTYKQMQLNFEAGAKEVFLAGMKLRKYTKLPKKEEIGALAWRPAEFPMAAPHPAGGCRMGKSSENSVVNSKHQVHGFQNLFVADSSVFPTGVSVDPSFTIMAFSKKASEFITEVI encoded by the coding sequence ATGAAAAAAACAGGGATGTATCGAGATTATAAAAGTTATCAACCAGGGGAAGTCATCCAAGTGGATGTGGTAGTGATTGGTTCAGGTTGTGGTGGTGCAACGATGGCCTATGAACTTTCGAAACGAGGCATCAAAGTCGCCCTTCTCGAACAAGGTGGAAACTACCATACGGGAACCTTTGATAATCATGAATTGAATATGGCAGGAAAAGTTTCTGCGGAAAGGAATTTTCACACCACAAGTGATGGTGGTATTAATTTGGTGTATGGTAATAATTTGGGCGGGGCATCCGTTCACTACTGGGCTGATAGTTACCGGACCCCCGAAGATCGCCTACTATTATGGAATCGTAAATACGGGATCGACTACCACCTCCCCGAAGACTTAAATCCATATTGGTTGGAATTAGAAACAGACTTACATGTCAAACCTGCAACAGAAGAATATTTTAATCCCATGAATCGATTGTTCAAGAACGCATCACAACGATTAGGTTGGGAAGGGCATCATGTTCCTCAAGCAAGGAAAAATTGCCAAAAGTCTGGACACTGTATGCAAGGTTGTATGTTCGGAGCAAAACAATCCCAACTCATCACACATATTCCAAGTGCTGTTCGACTTGGAACTGACGTGTATACTGATTTACGTGCTGAACGATTGGAAATTGTCGGAAACCAAGTGAAGGGTCTTGTTGCTGTGGTGATCGACAGACGTACCTTAAGACCAACCCAGACGAAACTTCGCTTCCAATCAAAAGCAGTTTGTGTATCTGCGGGAGGTTTTGGAAGTAGCAAATTTTTACTGAAGAATGGACTGAAAAAAAGACTTCCAACTCTTGGAAAATTTTTGGCCATCAACCCTTCGCCAATGGTGCATGCACTCTATGAAGATCCAATTGTTCAATGGCGGAATATTCCTGCAGCCTATGGTGTGGAAGGATTTCGCTTGGCAAAATTCCAAAATGGTTCTTATAAAGAAGGTGGGTATATGCTGATGCCTAACCAATTACAACCGGGAACCCTTGCCGCATTACTTCCAAGTTTTGGAAAAGACCACTTCCGTTATATGAAACAACTTGAGTATTTAGGTGGAACCATTGGTTGGATTGACGATGTGGATGGTGAACTTGGTTCCATCGAAGTTGATTTATTTGGAAAAACGAAAGTACATTATCCGTTTGGAAAGACCACCAAACAAATCTTTAGCGATCTAACGTACAAACAGATGCAATTGAATTTTGAAGCAGGTGCCAAAGAGGTGTTTCTTGCTGGAATGAAACTAAGGAAATACACAAAGTTACCTAAAAAAGAAGAAATTGGTGCATTGGCTTGGAGGCCAGCAGAGTTCCCGATGGCGGCGCCTCACCCAGCTGGAGGTTGCCGGATGGGAAAATCGAGTGAAAACTCCGTAGTCAATTCAAAACACCAAGTTCATGGATTTCAGAATCTGTTTGTAGCCGACTCTTCTGTGTTTCCAACAGGTGTCAGTGTAGATCCAAGTTTTACGATTATGGCATTTAGCAAAAAAGCATCAGAGTTTATAACAGAAGTTATATGA
- a CDS encoding RluA family pseudouridine synthase produces MKQKTNTRFLPKGLTILHEDRDILVVDKPAGLLTIATDSEKSKTAYASLMDYVKKGSDRSKNRIFIVHRLDRDTSGVLVFAKTEVAKQTLQENWDKTKKVYIAVTHGIWKLKQSSIQSYLTESKAHRVYSVDDPKLGKFSETKYKVLKESNLYSLLEIDLITGRKNQIRVHFAEKGHPIVGDTKYGNETKSFPRMALHSYSITLTHPFQKKPLTFMTNIPNFITGLVGGYERIQDET; encoded by the coding sequence ATGAAACAAAAAACAAACACTCGGTTTTTACCAAAAGGCTTAACCATCTTACATGAAGACCGAGATATCCTTGTCGTTGATAAACCGGCGGGACTACTCACCATTGCAACTGATTCTGAAAAATCTAAAACTGCTTACGCTTCCCTTATGGATTATGTAAAAAAAGGAAGTGATCGTTCCAAAAATCGAATTTTTATCGTTCATCGATTGGATCGTGATACTTCCGGTGTTTTGGTATTTGCAAAAACAGAAGTCGCCAAACAAACATTACAAGAAAATTGGGACAAAACCAAAAAAGTTTATATCGCAGTTACACATGGAATCTGGAAACTCAAACAAAGTTCCATCCAATCTTATTTAACAGAGTCAAAAGCCCACCGCGTTTATTCTGTTGATGATCCCAAACTCGGAAAGTTTTCCGAAACAAAATACAAAGTTTTAAAAGAATCCAATTTGTATTCCCTTCTCGAAATTGATCTCATCACTGGTCGAAAAAATCAAATTCGCGTACATTTTGCAGAAAAAGGTCATCCCATCGTAGGAGATACCAAATATGGAAACGAAACAAAATCCTTTCCTAGAATGGCACTCCATTCGTATTCCATCACCTTGACTCATCCTTTTCAAAAAAAACCATTAACATTTATGACCAATATTCCCAATTTTATCACAGGTCTTGTGGGTGGTTACGAAAGGATACAAGATGAAACATAA
- a CDS encoding sensor histidine kinase has translation MPSNSPISRIWQNPSAFPQEEVLRELENLLRSNPDFWLKINREGIIVDYKTSRFVNIGDKPESLLGQHISVGLPPYLREITSEALAYLSDKKNLVFWKEYSYGEEPNIRHVEVRFVVLYDGYIMSNHRDITERKRLENAFLESESRFLSMAQNAADSIVIINDEGIIQFFNKTAENTFGYKQEEVIGKNVTIIIPPDYKDKHDEFLRRYKETGETHIIGVGREVFAQRKSGEIFPCELSVGEFKTKSGKMFTGILRDISQRKLQEEELYQYRNHLEELVERQTMDLKMSKNIAEEASYMKSLFLANISHELKTPIHAILSYAELGAEKSATVPPEKIKEYFHIIDSSGKRLLALLDNLLDIAKLESGKMRYLFERNCLKETTKFVINEMRAILEKRGITVVLLNNEERWEADFDYERIQQVIRNIISNALKFIPNDTNIEISLIKREFIPRKSQSYVKGIGIQIRDFGPGIPSEDLDKIFEKFIQSKQVKAGTKGTGLGLSISREIVNDHNGLLYAENHEDKGAVFTMLIPSSREGIR, from the coding sequence ATGCCATCTAATTCCCCTATTTCTCGTATTTGGCAAAATCCATCTGCCTTTCCCCAGGAAGAAGTTCTCCGGGAATTAGAAAATTTACTCAGATCGAACCCAGACTTTTGGCTTAAAATCAATCGTGAAGGGATCATCGTTGATTATAAAACTTCAAGGTTTGTTAACATAGGAGACAAACCAGAATCTCTTTTAGGACAACATATCAGTGTTGGTCTTCCTCCTTATTTACGTGAAATCACTTCGGAAGCTCTCGCTTACTTATCGGACAAAAAAAATTTAGTATTTTGGAAAGAGTATTCTTATGGTGAAGAACCTAATATTCGTCATGTGGAAGTAAGATTTGTGGTTTTATATGATGGTTATATCATGTCCAACCATCGTGACATTACGGAACGCAAACGATTAGAAAATGCTTTTTTAGAAAGTGAATCTAGATTTCTTTCCATGGCTCAGAATGCAGCTGATTCCATTGTGATCATCAATGATGAAGGAATCATCCAGTTTTTTAATAAAACAGCAGAGAATACATTTGGTTATAAACAAGAGGAGGTGATTGGAAAAAATGTAACGATCATCATTCCTCCAGATTACAAAGACAAACATGATGAATTCCTGAGGCGGTATAAAGAAACAGGGGAAACTCATATTATAGGTGTAGGCCGAGAGGTATTCGCACAACGGAAGTCAGGTGAAATTTTTCCATGTGAACTTTCGGTTGGAGAATTTAAAACAAAATCCGGAAAAATGTTTACAGGAATTCTGAGAGACATCAGCCAAAGAAAACTTCAGGAAGAAGAATTATACCAATACAGAAATCATTTAGAAGAATTGGTCGAAAGGCAAACTATGGACTTAAAAATGTCCAAAAATATAGCTGAAGAAGCTTCCTATATGAAGTCGCTCTTTCTTGCCAATATTTCACATGAGTTAAAAACTCCAATTCATGCAATTTTAAGTTATGCGGAACTTGGAGCGGAAAAATCAGCCACCGTACCACCCGAAAAAATTAAAGAATACTTTCACATCATCGATTCCTCTGGGAAACGGTTACTTGCGCTTCTTGATAATTTATTGGATATAGCCAAATTAGAATCAGGTAAAATGCGATATCTTTTTGAACGGAATTGTTTAAAAGAAACCACCAAATTTGTGATCAATGAAATGCGTGCAATTTTGGAAAAAAGAGGGATCACAGTTGTTTTACTAAATAATGAGGAACGTTGGGAAGCTGATTTCGATTATGAGCGGATCCAACAAGTGATCAGAAATATCATCTCCAATGCATTAAAATTCATTCCAAATGACACTAATATTGAGATTAGTTTGATAAAAAGAGAATTTATTCCAAGAAAATCTCAGTCGTATGTGAAAGGAATTGGCATCCAAATCAGAGATTTCGGTCCAGGAATTCCTTCCGAAGACCTAGATAAAATTTTTGAAAAGTTCATCCAATCCAAACAAGTAAAAGCTGGAACCAAAGGAACTGGGCTCGGTTTGTCGATCTCAAGAGAAATTGTAAATGATCACAACGGATTGTTATATGCTGAAAATCATGAAGATAAGGGAGCAGTTTTTACAATGTTAATACCAAGTTCCCGTGAAGGAATTCGATGA
- a CDS encoding response regulator, with protein sequence MINLLAVDDEMINLMIIDESLSDKGFTVVKAKDGEEAFQILSSGSIVFHAIILDRLMPKMDGIELLKKIKRSEKYRDIPVIFQTAMSSITDMTEGLDAGAFYYLTKPYSRALLVRIVQTAVEHFIKLQRAKEDLHKGMGALRHMITGEFRIRSIRESHELAPLLANACPDPERVLTGIMEILNNAIEHGNLGISYQEKSELHDNDKLMEEIFRRLDTPEYKDKYVKVNFERNEERIEIRISDQGKGFDWKRYLSIEAMTKNAFKTHGRGIFMAKKLSFDDLTYIDEGRTAIIRIDLTNKTSNLLTDFQE encoded by the coding sequence ATGATCAATTTACTTGCTGTTGATGACGAGATGATCAATTTAATGATCATTGACGAGTCTTTGTCCGATAAAGGATTCACTGTTGTCAAAGCGAAAGATGGAGAAGAGGCATTCCAGATTTTAAGCTCTGGTTCGATAGTTTTTCATGCCATTATTTTAGATCGATTGATGCCAAAGATGGACGGGATCGAACTTCTAAAAAAAATCAAACGATCCGAAAAGTACCGAGATATCCCTGTCATTTTCCAAACTGCTATGAGTTCCATCACCGATATGACAGAGGGGCTTGATGCAGGTGCTTTTTATTATTTAACAAAACCATATTCACGTGCCCTTCTTGTTCGCATAGTGCAAACTGCTGTTGAACATTTTATCAAATTACAAAGGGCAAAAGAAGACCTTCATAAAGGTATGGGTGCCCTTCGACATATGATCACTGGTGAATTTCGGATTCGTTCCATTCGTGAATCTCATGAACTTGCTCCGTTACTTGCCAATGCTTGTCCCGATCCTGAACGTGTGTTAACCGGGATCATGGAAATTCTAAACAATGCAATTGAACATGGGAATTTAGGAATTTCATACCAGGAAAAATCGGAACTCCATGATAATGATAAATTGATGGAAGAAATTTTTCGAAGATTAGATACACCTGAGTACAAAGACAAATATGTAAAGGTAAACTTTGAAAGAAACGAAGAGCGCATTGAAATTCGAATCAGTGACCAAGGGAAAGGATTTGATTGGAAACGATATTTGTCGATTGAAGCAATGACTAAAAATGCATTCAAAACGCACGGTCGTGGGATTTTTATGGCAAAAAAATTATCCTTTGATGATCTTACCTACATAGATGAAGGTAGAACGGCCATTATACGCATTGATTTAACCAACAAAACCAGTAATTTACTCACTGACTTTCAGGAATAA
- a CDS encoding ankyrin repeat domain-containing protein: MVSQLTHNKCFIVFFLYLLISLNILYANDLNISAMRDPKTIKEKVNKGFDVNTKRNEDGYTLLHYAAELGNVDLAKFLITKGASLNVPMKDGTTPLATAIGFSKNEMIKLLLEEGVDPNYVLGEKNYNRTHFHYYITKIRKFDPNLFSLFLSKGANLETKDSFTETPLITLASSEFQFLEHTKALLDAKANPNAQTKFGITPLMGAVFSRNFPLVQILIRQGSNIELENSDGNTVLLAMINMGNYHPEKPKLFQILLDAKANVNHRNAEGNTALHLCVIGDSLEILSILTKQNIDSSIRNTKGITALEQAITNENWPATKILLSVETDINGWDKYGATKLHSAILNEKYELIQLLLDAGADPQKKDKWGKTAIEFAERQNNPKVLKLLKKE; the protein is encoded by the coding sequence ATGGTAAGCCAATTGACACATAACAAATGTTTCATCGTTTTTTTTCTTTATTTATTAATCTCACTTAATATATTATATGCGAATGATCTCAATATTTCCGCCATGAGAGATCCAAAAACCATCAAAGAGAAAGTAAACAAAGGTTTTGATGTCAATACAAAACGAAATGAAGATGGATATACCTTACTGCACTATGCAGCAGAATTGGGAAACGTTGATCTTGCTAAATTTTTAATCACAAAAGGTGCCAGTCTCAATGTTCCCATGAAAGATGGAACTACACCACTTGCCACCGCCATTGGATTTAGCAAAAATGAGATGATAAAACTTCTTTTGGAAGAAGGAGTAGATCCGAATTATGTGTTGGGGGAAAAAAATTACAATAGAACCCACTTTCACTATTACATCACAAAAATTCGAAAATTTGATCCAAATCTTTTTTCTTTATTCCTTTCAAAAGGTGCTAATCTTGAAACAAAAGATTCGTTTACCGAAACCCCACTCATCACTCTTGCTTCCTCTGAATTTCAGTTTTTAGAACATACCAAAGCATTGTTAGATGCTAAAGCCAATCCAAACGCCCAAACAAAATTTGGCATTACACCTCTAATGGGTGCAGTATTCAGTCGCAACTTCCCACTTGTACAAATCTTAATTCGCCAAGGATCAAACATCGAACTCGAAAACTCAGATGGCAATACAGTTCTCCTTGCCATGATTAATATGGGAAACTATCATCCAGAGAAACCAAAGTTATTCCAAATCCTTTTAGATGCGAAAGCAAATGTGAACCATAGGAACGCAGAAGGAAATACCGCCCTTCACTTGTGTGTGATAGGAGATTCGCTCGAAATCCTGTCCATCCTAACCAAACAAAATATCGATTCCAGTATCAGAAATACAAAAGGAATAACTGCATTGGAACAAGCGATTACCAATGAAAATTGGCCAGCCACCAAAATCCTTTTGAGTGTCGAAACCGATATCAATGGATGGGACAAATATGGAGCTACGAAATTACACAGTGCAATTTTAAATGAAAAATATGAATTGATCCAACTCCTACTCGACGCAGGTGCCGATCCGCAAAAAAAAGACAAATGGGGAAAAACTGCGATTGAGTTTGCCGAAAGACAAAACAATCCTAAGGTTTTAAAACTCCTCAAAAAAGAATGA
- a CDS encoding HAD family hydrolase → MKHKGFIFDMDGVVVDNHKFHFKAWMEFSKKYKFPLNPQIYRDTYNGKTNADLFRMIFGEISLEQIQNYGAEKENLYQTLYKQEMKPHLGIIEFFQYLKSNQVKLALGTSAPTMNVNFTLDNLNLRSYFDVIIDGSMVTLGKPHPEVYELCAKGLGLNPKDCIVFEDSIAGLQSGKVAGCSILGVATSHTVEELKIHVDQIISDFTDPLVFSL, encoded by the coding sequence ATGAAACATAAAGGATTTATTTTTGATATGGATGGAGTGGTTGTCGACAATCACAAATTCCATTTCAAAGCATGGATGGAATTTTCCAAAAAATACAAATTTCCTCTCAATCCCCAAATCTATCGAGATACTTATAATGGAAAAACCAATGCTGATTTATTCAGAATGATTTTTGGAGAAATTTCTTTAGAGCAAATCCAAAACTACGGTGCCGAAAAAGAAAACTTATACCAAACCTTATACAAACAAGAAATGAAACCTCATCTTGGAATCATTGAATTTTTTCAGTATTTGAAATCCAACCAAGTAAAGTTAGCTCTAGGTACTTCTGCGCCAACCATGAATGTCAATTTTACATTGGATAATCTTAACTTACGATCTTACTTTGATGTTATCATTGATGGTTCTATGGTGACCTTAGGCAAACCTCATCCTGAAGTATATGAACTTTGTGCGAAAGGATTAGGACTAAATCCAAAAGATTGTATCGTCTTTGAAGATTCGATTGCTGGATTACAATCAGGAAAGGTCGCAGGTTGTTCCATTTTAGGAGTTGCGACTTCCCATACTGTCGAAGAACTAAAAATTCATGTGGACCAAATCATTTCTGATTTTACCGATCCACTAGTGTTTTCATTATAA